From Solidesulfovibrio carbinoliphilus subsp. oakridgensis, the proteins below share one genomic window:
- a CDS encoding SAM-dependent methyltransferase has translation MTFTVYHAAPGLLSELVAELGPAVTAVRDPLVVAEGPARPAAFAANVWTEPAYIPMESIGDAAKKLKAIQRNWAVVPAGHFRRAALVQEKLPKVTARPLVFGQPLPTAPLGAFTLWEENLLLASPATTEPVPGGEHRFAEDKVGPPSRAYLKLWELFTRLGTHPGPGDLCLDMGGSPGGWAFVLASLGARVFCIDKAGLADNVDKNPLVSFCPGSAFGLDPRHAGAVDWLFSDVICYPDRLYDWLGRWLELGECRRFVLTVKLQGQTDPALLDRFRAIPGSRLLHLSHNKHELTFVRL, from the coding sequence ATGACCTTTACCGTTTACCATGCCGCGCCGGGCCTTTTGTCCGAACTGGTCGCCGAACTGGGCCCGGCCGTCACCGCCGTGCGCGATCCCCTGGTCGTGGCCGAAGGCCCGGCCCGGCCCGCCGCCTTTGCCGCCAACGTCTGGACCGAACCCGCATACATTCCCATGGAGTCCATCGGCGACGCGGCCAAAAAGCTCAAGGCCATCCAGCGCAACTGGGCCGTGGTCCCGGCCGGACACTTCCGCCGGGCCGCCCTGGTCCAGGAAAAGCTGCCCAAGGTCACGGCCCGGCCGCTCGTTTTCGGCCAGCCGCTGCCGACCGCGCCGCTTGGGGCCTTCACGCTCTGGGAGGAAAACCTGCTCCTGGCCTCCCCCGCGACCACGGAACCCGTGCCCGGCGGGGAACACCGCTTCGCCGAGGACAAGGTCGGGCCGCCGAGCCGGGCCTACCTCAAGCTGTGGGAGCTATTCACGCGGCTGGGGACCCACCCCGGCCCGGGGGACCTGTGCCTGGACATGGGCGGAAGCCCGGGGGGCTGGGCGTTCGTGCTGGCGAGCCTCGGGGCCCGGGTCTTTTGCATCGACAAGGCCGGGCTGGCGGACAACGTGGACAAGAATCCGCTGGTGTCCTTTTGCCCGGGCAGCGCCTTCGGCCTCGATCCCCGGCACGCCGGGGCCGTGGACTGGCTTTTTTCCGACGTCATCTGCTACCCGGACCGGCTCTATGACTGGCTCGGCCGGTGGCTCGAACTCGGGGAGTGCCGCCGCTTCGTGCTGACGGTCAAGCTGCAGGGCCAGACCGACCCGGCCCTTCTCGACCGGTTCCGGGCCATTCCCGGCAGCCGGCTCCTGCACCTCTCCCACAACAAGCACGAGCTGACCTTCGTGCGCCTCTGA